Genomic segment of Thermodesulfobacteriota bacterium:
CGCCGGTGTGGTCGAACTTAAGGGGCAGGAGACTCTCTTTGGAGTAATGGGGATTTATGGCCCTGCTCGCCGCGGGCGCCGGCCTGTACTCGGAAAAACCGCACCCACACGAGAACTTGACCTTCTGGTCGTCGATACGCTCGGACCTCATCTTCTTGCCGCAGCTTCTGCATCTTATAACGGGTTCCACTTATGCCTCCCCTGTCTTTACGGTCTTAATGCCCTCAGCCCTCTTCATCTTCCGAATCTTCCCCTCCCCCTTCCAAGGCCGGGAGCGTTATCCTTACGACCTCTCCCTCGCCGCCCGAGAGGACGACGGGCTCGCCGTCGAGGTTGAGCTCAACCCCGCCGGCATTCCCTATGAGGAGCGAAAACTCCGCGCCGTCCCACTTCACCCGCTCACCCTCCTTCAAGAGCACCTCAAAGGGCTCCCCCCCGTCGAGTTCAACCCTTATCCAGGCATCGCTCACGGCTCGGACAACGAGGTTATGGAGCTTTTCCTCCACATCCTCATCCGCGCCCGCCGCACCCGAACCGGCCCCACCCACCACATCCACCACACCTGATTGGTTGGCGCCTTCCTCCGCCGTGCCCCCCTCAGCGCCCCCCTCAGTCCCCCCCTCCGCCTCCACGGCCGGAGGAACCTCCTCAGGAACGGATAACCCGGCCTCCTCGTTCGTACTCTCTTCTACTTGAACGGTCGGCTCGTTACCGACGGGCGGCCTCTTCGAAAAACCCATATAAACGCCGACCGCCACCACCACGGCAACGAAGGCCATGGCCAAAACGATACCCCGGGTGGGAAAGGGTTCCGGGGAGGAGCCGAACACAACATGCTCCTCTTTAGTCCCCTCGTCCCTGTCTCTTAAGTAGGCCTCAAACCGCAGGAGTGCGTCGTTGGAGTCGAGACCGAGTTGCTTGCAGTAGGCCGCTATAAAGCCCTTTACAAAGGTGGGGTGCGGGAGGGTTTCGTAGTCGTCCTCCTCGAGCGCCTTCAAGAGCCTCGCGCTTACCCTTGTAACCGCGGAGATATCTTCAAGGGACGTCCCCCGAAGCTCCCGCTCCCTTTTGAGGTATTCCCCGGGGCTTTCCATACCGTTCAGCTCTTACTTTAAAAGGTTTATGTACTCTTTGGCCGAGCGACCCATATCCGATTGCGGCGCCAGGTTGACGACCGCCTGAAACGCCCTCCGGGCCCCCTTATTGTCCTTTTTGTGAATAAGGGCAAGGCCGTGATTGTAATGGGCTTCCACAAAGAGGGGGGATATCTTTACGGCGATGGCTAGCGCCTCTTCAGCCTCGTCGTACTTTTCCATCTTGTCATAGGCCATACCCATGTTGTTGTATGCCATCGAATACTCGGGGTTCAACTCCACGGCCTTCCTGTAGCTCCGGACGGCGGCCTTGTACTCCCTCTTGTTGTAGAGGGCCCAGCCAATATTGTTGTGGGCCAGCTCCGGGGTCTTGTAGAAGATGTCGTCCCGGACGACATGGAACTCGGTAATGGCGCGGTCCCACTCCTTTATCTCGGTATAGGCCGCACCGAGGTTCATGTGGGCCTCCATGAACTTCCCGTCCAGCGCCACGGCCTTTTCGAAGCTCAAGATGGCCTCCGAGTACATCTTTTTTCCGAAGTAGGCGAGACCCAGAGCGTTGTGGTGGGTGGGTTCCGAGGGGTCGATCTCCACCGCAGCGGTAAGCTCCTTCAGCGCGTCGGGGAATCTCCTCTCGCTCAGGTGTATCACTCCCAGGTCGTAATGGACGCCCGCATCCTTTTTTTTGTCCACCCTCATCGTAGGGGCGCAGGAGACGGTTGCCACGACTAATATGAATAAAACGGCGGCTTTTCTAATATCCATGCTGAACACCTCTAATTTTTTACACGTTTACATACACGAACATACCTTTTTAATATATCACAGGTCTTCGAAATGGGTCAACCGCTTAAACTCGCGGTACCGGCTGCGTATCTCCTCTATGCCGAGGGTGCCGAGCCTGTCCAGGCTGAAGGCCTCGACGTTAAACGAGGCCATGACGCTGCCGAAGATTATGGCCCTCCTCATGTTGTCCTCGCTCAGGTCGTCGGTATTGGCGAGGTACCCCATAAGCCCGCCGGCAAAGCTGTCGCCGGCGCCCGTGGGGTCGTATATATCCTCGAGCGGGTAGGCCGGGGCTGAAAATACCGAGGTGCCGTTGAACATAAGGGACCCGTACTCGCCGCGCTTGACGATAAGGGCCCTGGGGCCGAGCTCGAGTATCGCCCGCGCCGCCTTCACCAGGCTCGCCTCCCCGGCGAACTCCCTGGCCTCACTCTCGTTTATCACAACGAGGTCCACCCGTTTAAAGAGCCTCCTCAAGGCTTCGGGCTTCCCCTCTATCCAGAAGTTCATCGTGTCGCAGGCGACGAGCCGGGGGCTCTTCACCTGATCAAGGACCCGCAGCTGCAGTTCCGGGTCTATGTTGGCAAGGAAGACGAAGGGCAGGTCCTCGCAGCCTTTCGGGAGCGTGGGGTTGAAGTCGCTGAAGACGTTAAGCTGGGTGTCCAGGGTATGGGCCTGGTTCAGGTCGTAGTCGTAGCGGCCCTTCCAGCGGAAGGTCTTCCCTCCCTTGACCCTCTCGACCCCGTCGACGTTAACGCCCCTCTTACGGAGCATCTCGATGTGCTCCTCCGGGAAGTCCTCGCCCACGACGGCAACGAGGCTTACCTCCGAGATGTGGCTTGCGGCCGTGGAGAAGTAGGTGCCCGACCCTCCGAGCGCATCCTCCACCTTTCCGAACGGCGTCTCCACCGAGTCGAACGCGACCGAGCCGACTACGAGTATGCTCATGGGGTCAGGTACTTTCCTATCAGGAGGTCGAGGTCCTTCCTCGCCTTATCCGGTATGGCCTTGGGGTCGGTTATGACCGCGCACTTAAGCGCGTCCGCGCAGCCGCAGCCGCTCGTGGCGGCAAGCGCGGGGACCGCCTCCTTTATTATGGACCTGGCGGTGGAGACGTTCTTCTTGAGTGTTGCGATAATCATCTCCACCGTCACCGACTCCTCGCTCTCGTGCCAGCAGTCGTAGTCGGTCGAGAGAGCCAGCGTCGCGTAGCATATCTCGGCCTCACGGGCGAGCTTGGCCTCGGGCATGTTGGTCATCCCTATGACGTCCACCCCCCACTTCCTGTATATGTTGGACTCGGCCCTGGTCGAAAACTGCGGCCCCTCCATGCATAAGTAAGTCCCGCCTTTGTGGACCGTGGCCCCGACGGCCCGGGCCGCGTCGAAAAGGGCTGAAGCCAGCTCCCCGCAGACCGGGTCCGCGAACTCCACGTGGCCCACGACCCCTCCGTCGAAAAAACTGCTGACGCGCCTCTTCGTGTTGTCGTAGAACTGGTCCACCACCACTATGTGCCCCGGCTCTATATCCTCCCTCATGCTCCCGACGGCCGATACCG
This window contains:
- a CDS encoding tetratricopeptide repeat protein gives rise to the protein MDIRKAAVLFILVVATVSCAPTMRVDKKKDAGVHYDLGVIHLSERRFPDALKELTAAVEIDPSEPTHHNALGLAYFGKKMYSEAILSFEKAVALDGKFMEAHMNLGAAYTEIKEWDRAITEFHVVRDDIFYKTPELAHNNIGWALYNKREYKAAVRSYRKAVELNPEYSMAYNNMGMAYDKMEKYDEAEEALAIAVKISPLFVEAHYNHGLALIHKKDNKGARRAFQAVVNLAPQSDMGRSAKEYINLLK
- a CDS encoding PfkB family carbohydrate kinase — protein: MSILVVGSVAFDSVETPFGKVEDALGGSGTYFSTAASHISEVSLVAVVGEDFPEEHIEMLRKRGVNVDGVERVKGGKTFRWKGRYDYDLNQAHTLDTQLNVFSDFNPTLPKGCEDLPFVFLANIDPELQLRVLDQVKSPRLVACDTMNFWIEGKPEALRRLFKRVDLVVINESEAREFAGEASLVKAARAILELGPRALIVKRGEYGSLMFNGTSVFSAPAYPLEDIYDPTGAGDSFAGGLMGYLANTDDLSEDNMRRAIIFGSVMASFNVEAFSLDRLGTLGIEEIRSRYREFKRLTHFEDL
- a CDS encoding DUF4115 domain-containing protein, producing MVDVVGGAGSGAAGADEDVEEKLHNLVVRAVSDAWIRVELDGGEPFEVLLKEGERVKWDGAEFSLLIGNAGGVELNLDGEPVVLSGGEGEVVRITLPALEGGGEDSEDEEG
- a CDS encoding MTAP family purine nucleoside phosphorylase; protein product: TAKMVFLPRHGRGHRLSPTEINYRANVYGMKKLGVERLISVSAVGSMREDIEPGHIVVVDQFYDNTKRRVSSFFDGGVVGHVEFADPVCGELASALFDAARAVGATVHKGGTYLCMEGPQFSTRAESNIYRKWGVDVIGMTNMPEAKLAREAEICYATLALSTDYDCWHESEESVTVEMIIATLKKNVSTARSIIKEAVPALAATSGCGCADALKCAVITDPKAIPDKARKDLDLLIGKYLTP